A stretch of Carya illinoinensis cultivar Pawnee chromosome 14, C.illinoinensisPawnee_v1, whole genome shotgun sequence DNA encodes these proteins:
- the LOC122293249 gene encoding uncharacterized protein LOC122293249: MRDMVSCFSESAVSVSHPSCSSYSNTACINSSLTPSVQNSVACVYKIILSTQKQVLITVTWCRNHSAQGLSISFGDDSSTPPFRLNTNSRFFRKKKGSRLMESDNSSFEVFWDLSNAKYDTGPEPVDSFYVLVMADSEMGLILGDMAEEAAAKKFKATSVAKVSLISRREHCSGNTLYSTKAQFSDTGIAHEILIRCGGESEGLRSPVLSVCIDKKTVIRVKRLRWNFRGNQSIFVDNLLVDLMWDVHDWFFNPASGYAVFMFRTRSGMDSRLWLEEKLVQKDQERVEFSLLICACKSQ; this comes from the coding sequence ATGAGAGACATGGTTTCTTGTTTTAGCGAAAGCGCAGTAAGTGTGTCTCATCCTTCATGTTCTAGCTACTCAAACACAGCTTGTATCAATTCGAGCCTAACACCTTCTGTCCAAAACTCGGTCGCCTGTGTTTACAAGATCATCCTCTCCACCCAAAAGCAAGTCTTGATCACAGTCACTTGGTGCAGGAATCATTCTGCTCAAGGTCTAAGCATAAGCTTTGGAGATGACTCATCGACACCACCCTTCAGACTCAACACGAATTCACGGTTCTTCAGGAAGAAGAAAGGGAGCAGATTGATGGAATCCGATAATTCGAGTTTTGAGGTCTTCTGGGATCTCTCTAATGCTAAGTACGACACAGGACCTGAACCTGTTGATAGCTTCTACGTGCTGGTAATGGCTGACTCGGAAATGGGTCTAATACTTGGTGACATGGCGGAAGAAGCTGCTGCGAAGAAATTTAAAGCTACTTCTGTTGCAAAAGTCTCTCTCATTTCCCGGCGGGAGCATTGTTCCGGCAATACCCTATATTCAACCAAGGCTCAGTTCAGTGATACCGGCATTGCGCACGAGATTTTGATCAGGTGCGGCGGAGAAAGTGAAGGACTAAGGTCGCCGGTTTTATCTGTATGCATCGACAAGAAGACGGTGATTCGAGTGAAGAGGCTGCGATGGAATTTCAGAGGCAATCAGTCGATTTTTGTTGACAATTTGCTGGTTGATTTGATGTGGGATGTGCATGACTGGTTCTTTAATCCTGCATCTGGATATGCAGTGTTCATGTTCAGGACGAGAAGTGGGATGGATAGCCGGCTGTGGTTGGAGGAGAAGTTGGTGCAGAAAGACCAAGAAAGGGTTGAATTCTCCTTGTTGATCTGTGCCTGTAAGAGTcaataa